A single Vespula vulgaris chromosome 3, iyVesVulg1.1, whole genome shotgun sequence DNA region contains:
- the LOC127062643 gene encoding putative fatty acyl-CoA reductase CG5065 — MATMAGSDYTSVKDFYRDRSIFITGGTGFMGKVLVEKLLRSCPGIKNIYLLMRPKNGQDVQQRLQELLDVPLFEKLRRNFPHALSKIVPVAGDVTEQELGISEADRQTLIQCVSIVFHSAATVKFDEALKLSVTINILGTQRLIQLCHRMHKLEALIHVSTAYCNCDRKDIAEEIYPLAKDPEQVISWTKSMDDEMIDELTPKLIASRPNTYTFTKALAEKMLQGKSGSLPVAIVRPSIVLSALREPVAGWIENWNGPTGIIAAAGKGFFRTMLCHEDKVADLIPVDIVINLMICAAWKTATHRTGTITIYNCCSGQQNPITWKQFVDLSFKYSRMHPVNNAFWYPGGRCRSSMLLNKMCVTFQHMLPAHILDLLARLKGSRPIMVRIQAKLCKATKCLEYFSTNQWNFRDSNVRRLGEQLSLEDRQTFMFDVKQIDWPSYLEQYILGIRQFILKQNPNTLPAARSHITKLYWLHKAVQFGMLLIVLHVLLLRSSITRSASYSLLSIILRMCRMIV, encoded by the exons ATGGCCACTATGGCTGGTAGTGATTACACGTCCGTCAAGGATTTCTACAGAGAccgttcgatttttattactgGTGGTACCGGTTTCATGGGCAAGGTCCTTGTTGAGAAACTCTTGCGTTCGTGTCCtggtataaaaaatatttatttgcttaTGAGGCCAAAAAATGGACAAGATGTGCAACAGAGGTTGCAAGAATTACTCGATGTACCG TTGTTCGAGAAGCTACGACGTAATTTCCCTCATGCTCTTTCAAAAATCGTGCCTGTAGCAGGGGATGTTACGGAACAGGAACTCGGCATCTCGGAAGCGGATAGACAGACACTGATACAATGTGTATCGATCGTCTTTCATTCGGCCGCAACCGTAAAATTCGACGAGGCCTTGAAACTTTCGGtcactataaatatattaggCACCCAACGTCTCATTCAATTGTGCCATAGGATGCACAAACTGGAG GCTCTCATCCACGTGTCAACGGCGTATTGCAACTGCGATCGGAAGGACATAGCCGAGGAAATATATCCACTTGCTAAGGATCCCGAACAGGTGATCTCATGGACCAAGTCAATGGACGACGAGATGATCGATGAGTTAACACCGAAATTGATCGCGAGTAGACCAAATACTTATACTTTCACTAAAGCTTTGGCGGAAAAGATGCTACAGGGAAAAAGTGGTTCACTACCAGTCGCGATCGTTAGACCTTCGATCGTGTTGTCAGCCTTGAGAGAACCAGTCGCTGGTTGGATAGAAAATTGGAACGGTCCTACTGGGATCATAGCGGCAGCTGGAAAAGGATTCTTCAG AACGATGTTGTGCCACGAGGATAAAGTAGCCGATCTAATTCCAGTCGATATAGTGATCAATCTAATGATATGCGCTGCATGGAAGACCGCGACGCATCGTACCGGCACCATCACAATTTACAATTGTTGTTCCGGTCAGCAGAATCCTATCACCTGGAAGCAATTCGTCGATTTATCCTTCAAATATAGTCGAATGCATCCAGTGAACAACGCATTTTGGTATCCAGGTGGTCGTTGCCGTAGTTCCATGCTTTTAAACAAAATGTGCGTGACCTTCCAGCACATGCTACCCGCGCACATTTTAGATCTTCTAGCTCGTCTGAAGGGCTCGCGACCGATAATGGTCCGTATACAGGCAAAACTTTGCAAAGCCACTAAATGCTTGGAATACTTTAGTACGAATCAGTGGAACTTCAGGGATTCTAACGTGAGGAGATTAGGGGAACAACTGAGCCTCGAGGATCGGCAGACGTTTATGTTCGACGTCAAACAGATCGATTGGCCATCGTACTTGGAGCAATACATATTGGGAATTAGACAGTTCATTCTGAAACAGAACCCAAACACACTGCCAGCTGCCCGCTCACATATTACAAA ATTATATTGGCTTCACAAAGCAGTACAGTTTGGAATGCTGTTGATAGTACTACACGTTCTGCTGTTACGTAGCTCTATAACCCGTTCTGCCTCTTATTCGCTCTTGTCTATCATACTCCGCATGTGCCGCATGATTGTTTGA